The genomic stretch TCTTCATTGCTGAAGATGTTCTTGCCGGTCGCCACGTCGACCACGCTCTGGTGAAGATGCATGGCACTGCCCGGCTCGCCGGTCATCGGTTTGGCCATGAAGGTGGCGGCCACGTTGTGCTTGAGCGCCGCCTCGCGCATGGTGCGCTTGAACACCAGGATCTGGTCGGCCAGGTGCAGGGCGTCGCCGTGACGGAAGTTGATTTCCATCTGCGCCGTGCCGTCTTCGTGGATCAGCGTGTCGAGGTCCAGTTGCTGCAGCTCGCACCAGTCGTAGACATCTTCGAACAGCGGGTCGAATTCGTTGGCAGCTTCGATCGAGAACGACTGACGGCCGGTTTCCGGGCGACCTGAACGGCCGACCGGGGGCTGCAACGGAAAGTCCGGGTCCTCGCTGCGCTTGGTCAGGTAGAACTCCATCTCGGGGGCGACGATCGGCTGCCAGCCCTTGTCGGCGTAGAGCTTGAGCACTTTTTTCAGCACGTTGCGCGGCGACAGTTCGACCGGGTTGCCCTTCTTGTCGTAGGTGTCGTGGATGACCTGTGCGGTCGGTTCGATAGCCCACGGCACGAGGAACACGGCGTTCTCGTCAGGGCGGCAGATCATGTCGATGTCTGCCGGGTCGAGCAGTTCGTAATAGATGTCGTCGTCGACGTAGTCACCGGTCACGGTCTGCAGCAGCACGCTCTCGGGCAGCCGCATGCCTTTTTCGGCGATGAATTTGTTGGTTGGCGAAATCTTGCCGCGCGTGATGCCGGTCAGGTCGCTGATCATGCATTCGACTTCGGTAATCTTGTGCTCTTTCAACCAATCGGTGAGCTGGTCGAGGTTGTTACTCATAAATACCTCAGGAGGTAAGGTGGTCCACGA from Pseudomonas putida encodes the following:
- a CDS encoding glutamine synthetase, with protein sequence MSNNLDQLTDWLKEHKITEVECMISDLTGITRGKISPTNKFIAEKGMRLPESVLLQTVTGDYVDDDIYYELLDPADIDMICRPDENAVFLVPWAIEPTAQVIHDTYDKKGNPVELSPRNVLKKVLKLYADKGWQPIVAPEMEFYLTKRSEDPDFPLQPPVGRSGRPETGRQSFSIEAANEFDPLFEDVYDWCELQQLDLDTLIHEDGTAQMEINFRHGDALHLADQILVFKRTMREAALKHNVAATFMAKPMTGEPGSAMHLHQSVVDVATGKNIFSNEDGSMSELFLNHIGGLQKFIPEALPLFAPNVNSFRRFLPDTSAPVNVEWGEENRTVGLRVPDAGPQSRRVENRLPGADANPYLAIAASLLCGYIGMVEGIEASAPVQGRGYERRNLRLPLTIEDALERMENSRALVQYLGKKFITGYVATKRAEHENFKRVISSWEREFLLFAV